GAAAGAAGTCCTTAAGTGAAATAAATAAGATATTGCAGGATATGGGATTATTGCTGGGAATGAAGGCCCCTAAAAAGAAAGTGGATGAAGAATGAGGCATAGAAGGAGAACCAATAAACTTTCTAGAAATACAGCTAACCGCAAAGCGCTTTTGCGCAGCTTAGCAAGAAGCCTTCTTTTGCATGAACATATAACCACGACATATAAAAAGGCCAAAGTAGCTAGCTCTTTGGCCGACAAGCTTATTACCCTGGGAAAAGAAAATACAATTACTGCAAAAAAACGAGCGATAAGCATCCTCGGCTCAAAAGAATTGATCAACAAGCTTTTCGACGATATTGCCCCCAGGTTCGCTAAGCGACAAGGTGGCTATACGCGCGTATTGCACATGATGCCGCGCCCGGGCGACGGAGCAGAGATGGCCGTCCTGGAGTTCACCGAGCGAAAGATCGTCGAGAAAAAGGTAAAAGCAAAGAAAGCTAAGAAACTAAAAGAAGAAGGGAAATCAACGCCTGCTCATCGCGCAGAAAAAGATCACCCTGAAGCAGAAAAGGTAAAACCTCCTCCGCCGCCCAAATCCGTTATGACGGCCGAAAAAGAAAAGGCAGGGGAAGAAAAGGCCAGGGAGAAAGCAAAAAGCGAAGGGCAGAAATTGCAGCACGGTTTCCTGAAGGGCCTAAGAGGATATTTCCACAGAAAATCCGGCTAAAGGAAGGCGGGTATCTATGATCAACTTATATCTGAGCATTCCGATATTATGTGTCGCTATTGTAATGGTCCTTATTTTGATAGGCGCACAGGAAGTCCGAATAGCATTACTTAGAAAGAAACTTGATGAAGCAATCGTAGGTACGGAAAAAAGGAATATCCAGCTATCCTACCTTATAAAAACCGCACAGTCTTTAAGCTCCGCTCTCAGCAAGGACAAGTTGTTGCGCCTCATAATAGAAACCTTCGGCGAAATAAGCAAATCTGAGCGTGTCCCAAGCCTTTCCGCATTATACCTGATTGACTACAACACGAACAGATTTTCATACGAAACCGGTTTTAATATTGATATTACAATGCTCAAACATCCAAGTTATGGCCTTGAAGATACGCCGTTTAAAGTGTTCAGAAAAAACAGGGAACTGGCATTTTTTGATGACAAAGAAAATATTAAGGCAGATTTTCTGAAAGAAAATAAGATAGCCGTTGCGCGGGAAGCGGATTATGCCGTACTTGCGCCTTTGGTAGTCGAGAATGAAGTAATGGGAATAGTGGTCTCACTTTGCGCAAAATCTGCTTACGAGTTTCTGAGGAAGGATTTATATCTTTTGCAAGCAGTAATAGGGCAGGCGTCCATTGCCCTCGGCAGCGCCGTGCAATCGGAATTGGCTGTTTTAGACAGGCTTACCAAGGTTTACAATCATGCTTACTTTGAAGTGCGGCTGGAGCAGGAGATAGCCCGATCCAATCGTTACAAATATCCCGTTTCGGTTTTTATGATCGACATAGACCATTTTAAAATAATCAATGATACGTACGGCCATCAGCAGGGAGATGTAATATTAAAAGAGGTCGCGCGGATAATAAAATCAAATATACGAGTAGTCGATCTTTGCGCCAGATATGGCGGCGAAGAATTTGCCGTAATACTGCCTGAAACCGACCTTGCCGCATATTCCAAACGCGAAAAACCGGCCACAGCCGGAGAAGCGGGGGGCGCCATAGCAAAAGCCGAAAATCTGCGCAAGATTATAGCAGAGTCCAAGATTACCGCGCCGGAAGGAGCTTTGATTGAATTGACGGTCAGCATAGGCATAGGTGTCAAGAGATTCCCCGGCGGAGAATCGATAGGCAAGGACGATATTATA
This genomic stretch from Candidatus Omnitrophota bacterium harbors:
- the rplQ gene encoding 50S ribosomal protein L17 yields the protein MRHRRRTNKLSRNTANRKALLRSLARSLLLHEHITTTYKKAKVASSLADKLITLGKENTITAKKRAISILGSKELINKLFDDIAPRFAKRQGGYTRVLHMMPRPGDGAEMAVLEFTERKIVEKKVKAKKAKKLKEEGKSTPAHRAEKDHPEAEKVKPPPPPKSVMTAEKEKAGEEKAREKAKSEGQKLQHGFLKGLRGYFHRKSG
- a CDS encoding sensor domain-containing diguanylate cyclase, which gives rise to MINLYLSIPILCVAIVMVLILIGAQEVRIALLRKKLDEAIVGTEKRNIQLSYLIKTAQSLSSALSKDKLLRLIIETFGEISKSERVPSLSALYLIDYNTNRFSYETGFNIDITMLKHPSYGLEDTPFKVFRKNRELAFFDDKENIKADFLKENKIAVAREADYAVLAPLVVENEVMGIVVSLCAKSAYEFLRKDLYLLQAVIGQASIALGSAVQSELAVLDRLTKVYNHAYFEVRLEQEIARSNRYKYPVSVFMIDIDHFKIINDTYGHQQGDVILKEVARIIKSNIRVVDLCARYGGEEFAVILPETDLAAYSKREKPATAGEAGGAIAKAENLRKIIAESKITAPEGALIELTVSIGIGVKRFPGGESIGKDDIIREADKQLYAAKEKGRNKVCHA